The Methanobacteriaceae archaeon genomic interval AAAAAGATATCAGGACGAAGTAGAAATTAGAGTATTTATTTCTAAATCAGGAGATCAAGTAGTCAAATATTATGGAATATATCGTGATTTGGAAACCAGTTTTGATAATGTATGGGTAGAAATAAATGCAAATTCGCCATTCCTGGCCGGACAAATCCAATTAGGTAAATTTGACTTCATGCTAATTTCACCAGCAACATCCAATACTGTTGCCAAAATATCCCTTAGAATAGCAGACACTCTGTTGACTAATGCCGCAATTATGGGGCAAAAAGCTGGTGTTCCACTTTATATCATGCCCTCAGATTTCAAAGAAGGGACTGTAATAACTAAGCTTCCAAATGGGAAAGATTTAGAACTTACTATAACTAAAGAAGATGTGGAACACGTTGAAAAATTGGCCAGTATGAATAATACCCATGTATTTGAACATCCCGAATATATCTATGACATATTTGAAAAATTAGTTAGAATCTGATAAATAAATAATTCATTTAAAGCTATTCAGACTAGCTATTTTAATATAAAATATATTAAATATTCTTTTTTTCAGAATTTGGGTATTAGGAATTAACTAAATAAAAATAGTGTAAATAATTTAGTAAGGAAATTAATTAAATAAAAATGATGAATAAAATAATGAAATATTTAGTTAAAAAATGCTGATTTTATTTAAGTTCTTGGAAAACTACCCCATATCCCCAAATAGAATTTCCATCCGGCCCTACTTCTTCTACAAAAGCATTTGTTCCTTTGAAATAGCCTTCAGTTAAACCAGTAGATGAAATATTCATAGAAAGCGGCTCCATATCAACCATGGTTTCAAAAAAACCCATCACTCTGGAAATTTCTTCTTGAAGACCCCTGAATTCTACAGTAATTGTTCCGGTCTGTCTGATTTTTAAGGCAACCATTTCCTGTGGAACTTCCAAATTTTCACCGACTTTATTCACACTCGTACTTTTAGCAAAAATTATATTTCCTTCTAATTCACCCAATTAAATTCCCCCTGAATCAGTGATTCAATAATCAATCCCTATGTGTAATTATTAACTATGTTTTTAAAAATATATAAAATAATTTATTTTGAATTTATAATATTAAAAATGATAAATACACTTTTAATGGGATTAATGCACTAATTAAAGCTTATAACCAATATCTC includes:
- the afpA gene encoding archaeoflavoprotein AfpA; this encodes MTGAKKRIAWGITGAGEKLPETYAIMRDIKKRYQDEVEIRVFISKSGDQVVKYYGIYRDLETSFDNVWVEINANSPFLAGQIQLGKFDFMLISPATSNTVAKISLRIADTLLTNAAIMGQKAGVPLYIMPSDFKEGTVITKLPNGKDLELTITKEDVEHVEKLASMNNTHVFEHPEYIYDIFEKLVRI